A single Apodemus sylvaticus chromosome 20, mApoSyl1.1, whole genome shotgun sequence DNA region contains:
- the LOC127671204 gene encoding olfactory receptor 6C2-like: MRNHTVITTFILLGLTDDPGLQVLFFVILFLTYILSIMGNLTIIILTLMDSHLKTPMYFFLRNFSFLEISFTTVCIPRFLYSISTGVNTITYNACASQIFFVGLFGATEFFLLAAMSYDRYVAICKPLHYMTIMDNKVCATLVLCCWLSGLLVIIIPVGMVLQLEFCDSNTIDHFFCDASPLFKISCSDTWYLEQTVIVCAVLTFIITLIVVILSYIYIIRTILRFPSAHQRKKAFSTCSSHMIVVSIMYGSCIFIYVTPSAKEQVYINKGVAMLNTSVAPLLNPFIYTLRNKQVKQALNDTVKKLHISYTNRNMLDLSN, translated from the coding sequence ATGAGAAACCACACGGTAATAACAACATTCATCTTGCTGGGACTTACAGATGATCCGGGGCTCCAAGTTCtgttttttgtcattttatttctgaCATATATTCTGAGCATAATGGGGAACCTTACAATTATCATTCTCACCCTGATGGACTCCCATCTTAAGACACCTATGTATTTCTTTCTCCGAAACTTCTCCTTCTTAGAAATTTCATTCACAACAGTTTGCATTCCTAGATTTCTGTACAGTATATCAACTGGGGTTAATACCATAACATATAATGCTTGTGCCAGTCAAATATTTTTTGTTGGACTCTTTGGAGCCACAGAGTTTTTTCTACTGGCAGCTATGTCCTATGACCGCTACGTGGCTATCTGCAAGCCCCTGCACTATATGACCATCATGGACAACAAAGTTTGTGCCACCCTTGTCCTCTGTTGCTGGCTTTCTGGGCTGCTGGTCATTATCATACCCGTTGGCATGGTCCTCCAGCTGGAATTCTGTGACTCCAACACCATTGATCACTTTTTCTGTGATGCGTCACCTCTTTTCAAAATCTCATGCTCAGATACGTGGTATTTGGAGCAGACTGTCATTGTTTGTGCAGTGCTGACTTTCATCATTACACTAATAGTTGTGATTCTCTCTTACATATACATTATCCGGACAATTCTCAGATTCCCTTCTGCTCATCAGAGGAAGAAAGCATTTTCCACCTGCTCTTCTCACATGATTGTGGTTTCCATCATGTATGGCAGCTGCATTTTTATCTACGTGACACCTTCTGCCAAAGAACAGGTGTACATCAATAAAGGAGTAGCTATGCTCAATACATCTGTTGCCcctttgttaaatccatttatttatactttgagAAATAAACAAGTGAAACAAGCTTTGAATGACACAGTAAAAAAATTGCATATCTCTTACACAAATAGGAACATGTTGGATTTAAGCAATTAG